The following proteins are encoded in a genomic region of Salminus brasiliensis chromosome 25, fSalBra1.hap2, whole genome shotgun sequence:
- the nudt19 gene encoding acyl-coenzyme A diphosphatase NUDT19 yields the protein MNTALKHWKEAATVILAAGMKRGPVAEPPWRAADRASVPHGSAFDYSVLLLKRSGRSGFMPNAYVFPGGLAEASDFSPEWVELFEPFRNLPNFGVGVVKQPLETRPPIFATDRVKLGSPVPGDVAFRICAVRETFEEAGVLLVVPRKEAHRLAADHDDLSRSSPTALPELCDRGEIARWRSLVIQSSSNFIRMCRELQCLPNIWAMHEWGNWLTPTGLSGRRRRYDTAFYLCCLEEIPDTVQDEKEIVHFEWSTPSEILSSYLERKLWIAPPQFYDLGRMSHIPLLSDLHDFAKRRSVEGCEQWLPVYLAATDGHISLLPGDSMYPKNPEYTEETNSSAAPEKCREELLKGSPNLHRIVIQDLYTASVYMNITPKYKHLPPLTSSALNNQSKHDSKL from the exons ATGAACACGGCTCTGAAGCACTGGAAGGAGGCGGCGACGGTGATTCTCGCTGCGGGAATGAAGCGCGGTCCGGTCGCGGAGCCTCCGTGGAGAGCTGCGGACAGAGCGAGCGTCCCTCACGGGTCCGCCTTCGACTACAGCGTGCTGCTGCTGAAGCGGAGCGGGAGAAGCGGCTTCATGCCCAACGCGTACGTGTTCCCGGGGGGGCTGGCGGAGGCCTCCGACTTCTCCCCCGAGTGGGTGGAGTTGTTCGAGCCCTTCCGAAACCTGCCGAACTTCGGGGTAGGGGTGGTGAAACAGCCCCTCGAGACGAGGCCGCCCATTTTCGCCACGGACAGGGTCAAGCTGGGGTCCCCGGTGCCGGGGGACGTCGCGTTCAGGATCTGCGCGGTGAGGGAGACTTTCGAGGAGGCCGGGGTGCTGCTGGTCGTGCCCCGAAAGGAGGCGCACCGTCTGGCCGCGGACCATGACGACCTCTCTCGGTCGTCTCCCACCGCCCTGCCTGAACTGTGTGACCGGGGCGAGATCGCCAGATGGAGGTCCCTGGTCATCCAGAGCTCCTCCAACTTTATCCGCATGTgcagagagctgcagtgtttaccCAACATATGGGCCATGCATGAGTGGGGGAACTGGCTGACCCCTACTGGACTCAGCGGCAGGCGGAGAAGGTACGACACTGCCTTTTACCTGTGCTGCTTGGAGGAGATCCCGGACACCGTGCAGGACGAAAAGGAGATTGTTCACTTTGAG TGGTCCACTCCGTCTGAAATACTTAGCAGCTACCTGGAGAGAAAGCTTTGGATAGCACCACCCCAGTTCTACGATCTTGGACGAATGAGCCATATTCCTTTACTAAGTGATCTTCACGACTTTGCCAAAAGAAGATCGGTGGAGGGCTGTGAGCAGTGGTTACCTGTGTACTTGGCGGCTACTGACGGTCACATATCACTCCTACCTG GTGACAGCATGTACCCTAAGAATCCAGAGTACACCGAAGAGACGAACAGCTCTGCGGCACCGGAGAAGTGCCGGgaagagctgctgaaggggagtcCAAACCTACATCGTATTGTGATCCAGGATCTGTACACAGCCTCTGTCTACATGAACATCACACCCAAATACAAACACCTACCTCCTCTCACCAGCTCAGCCTTGAACAACCAGTCAAAGCATGACAGTAAGCTTTAG
- the slc7a9 gene encoding b(0,+)-type amino acid transporter 1 translates to MMDEKKNTTRNGSIAHSVDSKIKPNEEEVKATVLQKEVGLISGICLIVGTMIGSGIFISPKAVLEGTRAVGPCLCVWAACGVLSTLGALCYAELGTMITRSGGEYPYLMEGFGPVLAYLYSWTTIFVLKPSSFAIIALSCAEYASTPFYPGCTPPVVISKCLAAASVFLIVIVNSLSVKLASYVQNFFTAAKLLIIVVIIVSGIVMLAQGNTQNLRDPFEGAETSFGAIGLAFYNGLWAYDGWNQLNFITEELKNPYRNLPLAIIIGIPLVSVCYVLVNVAYFSVMTPTELLQSPAVAVTYGDRVLYPLSWVVPLFVVFSTFGAANGSCFTAGRLTYVAGREGHMVKILSYISLKHYTPSPALIFNGLLTIFYIMPADINTLINYFSFAQWLFYGLTALVLIVMRFTRKELKRPVKVPIIIPVVVVIVSCYLVLAPIIDKPEIEYLYCTVFILGGLIFYYPFVYRKFSWTRKIMKPITMHLQLLMEVVPPQKLE, encoded by the exons ATGATGGATGAAAAAAAGAACACCACTCGCAATGGCAGCATCGCACACAGTGTGGATTCCAAAATCAAGCCGAATGAGGAGGAAGTCAAAGCAACTGTGCTTCAGAAAGAG GTGGGTCTGATAAGCGGGATCTGCCTGATTGTGGGGACGATGATCGGGTCAGGCATCTTCATCTCTCCCAAAGCTGTGCTTGAAGGAACAAGAGCGGTGGGGCCATGCCTCTGTGTGTGGGCAGCGTGTGGGGTTCTGTCCACTCTTG gAGCTCTTTGCTATGCTGAACTCGGCACAATGATCACTAGGTCAGGTGGCGAATACCCATACCTGATGGAGGGCTTTGGGCCTGTGCTGGCATACCTTTACTCCTGGACGACCATCTTCGTTCTGAAACCTTCATCCTTCGCCATCATCGCCCTCAGCTGTGCAGAATATGCCTCCACACCTTTCTACCCTGGATGCACCCCACCAGTGGTGATCAGCAAATGTCTGGCTGCAGCATCTGTCT TTTTGATTGTGATCGTGAACAGCCTGAGCGTGAAGCTGGCCAGCTATGTGCAGAACTTCTTCACTGCAGCCAAACTCCTGATCATCGTTGTCATAATAGTATCAGGGATTGTGATGCTGGCCCAAG gCAATACACAGAATCTCAGAGATCCGTTTGAAGGGGCTGAAACTTCATTTGGTGCAATTGGACTAGCCTTTTACAACGGCCTCTGGGCTTATGATGGTTG GAATCAGCTAAACTTCATAACAGAAGAGCTGAAAAACCCATATCG AAATCTCCCACTGGCCATCATTATTGGGATTCCTTTGGTGTCAGTGTGCTACGTGCTTGTCAATGTTGCCTACTTCAGCGTCATGACACCTACAGAACTATTGCAGTCTCCTGCTGTTGCCGTG ACTTATGGTGACAGAGTGCTATACCCGCTGTCATGGGTGGTGCCACTGTTTGTAGTCTTCTCCACTTTCGGAGCTGCTAATGGAAGCTGCTTTACTGCTGGAAG GCTGACCTATGTAGCTGGACGGGAAGGCCACATGGTGAAGATCCTTTCCTACATCAGCCTGAAACACTACACTCCTTCTCCGGCACTGATCTTTAAT GGCCTTTTGACAATCTTCTACATAATGCCAGCAGATATCAACACTCTCATTAACTACTTCAGCTTTGCTCAGTGGCTTTTCTATGGGCTCACCGCCTTGGTTCTAATCGTCATGCGCTTCACAAGAAAAGAGTTAAAAAGACCGGTGAAG GTGCCCATAATTATCCCTGTTGTGGTGGTGATAGTGTCCTGTTACCTGGTCCTGGCACCTATCATCGACAAACCTGAGATAGAGTATCTGTACTGCACAGTGTTCATCTTAGGGGGGCTGATTTTTTACTATCCCTTTGTCTACCGCAAGTTCAGCTGGACCCGCAAAATTATGA AACCCATCACTATGCATCTTCAATTGCTAATGGAAGTTGTCCCACCACAGAAGTTAGAATGA